A single genomic interval of Buteo buteo chromosome 20, bButBut1.hap1.1, whole genome shotgun sequence harbors:
- the HSBP1L1 gene encoding heat shock factor-binding protein 1-like protein 1: MAAADPPGAGDLSQLAENVLYQLQENFQALTEKITLRMEEMGERIDDLEKHVADLMTEAGIENTDEELRH; encoded by the exons ATGGCGGCCGCCGACCCGCCGGGCGCCGGGGACCTCTCACAGCTG gcGGAAAATGTGCTGTATCAGCTGCAGGAGAATTTTCAAGCCCTGACTGAAAAGATAACGCTGAGAA TGGAAGAAATGGGCGAGCGCATTGATGACCTCGAGAAGCATGTTGCTGACCTGATGACAGAGGCTGGGATAGAAAACACCGATGAAGAGTTGAGA